A genomic window from Litoreibacter janthinus includes:
- a CDS encoding site-specific integrase: protein MPKPSTSKKARTEMPNRYHNLPPKLTLTQERPSMRKFNEENERIKRRYLQYLKAAKRKDSSTVLKAAEGILRFESSTGFASFKRFRIEQAVKFQERLNEEVSKTTGQPLSKSSIRSILAANKDLFFWLAGESGYKSRIRHSDADYFNMDAKGARVAGTSRETPYPSMEMARHAFSYMPEVTDIDRRNKALFAFLMLTGARDGAVASLRLNHINMFDKCVYQDAREVKTKASKSITTYFLPIDTDYLTCLKAWVVYLKEVALFGPDDPLIPPLKIEPVEGEFQVVGFERHIYKNANAIRAVIKEAFRRADLPPFTPHAFRKSLVKWADTAYPTREAFKAFSQNIGHSSEVTTISAYCPVSIERQGELIKSPRKA, encoded by the coding sequence TTGCCCAAACCTTCGACTTCAAAGAAGGCGAGAACAGAGATGCCTAACAGATACCACAACCTCCCACCTAAATTGACACTTACACAGGAGCGCCCATCCATGCGCAAATTCAATGAAGAGAACGAACGCATCAAACGACGCTATTTGCAGTACCTCAAGGCTGCCAAGCGCAAGGATTCCAGCACGGTTCTGAAAGCGGCTGAAGGCATATTGCGATTTGAATCCAGCACAGGTTTTGCCAGCTTCAAACGCTTTCGCATCGAGCAAGCCGTCAAATTTCAGGAACGGTTGAACGAGGAAGTGAGTAAGACGACTGGCCAGCCTCTGTCCAAGTCATCTATTCGCAGCATCTTGGCCGCTAACAAAGACCTGTTCTTTTGGTTGGCAGGGGAAAGCGGTTATAAGAGCCGCATCCGCCATTCTGATGCAGATTACTTCAACATGGACGCCAAGGGAGCTCGTGTTGCCGGCACTTCTCGAGAAACTCCATATCCGTCAATGGAGATGGCGCGTCATGCATTTTCCTACATGCCTGAGGTCACCGACATTGATCGCCGCAACAAAGCTCTCTTTGCATTTCTGATGCTGACGGGCGCGCGGGACGGGGCGGTGGCGTCCTTGCGTCTGAACCATATCAACATGTTCGATAAGTGCGTTTATCAGGACGCGCGGGAGGTGAAGACTAAGGCCTCTAAATCGATCACTACATATTTTTTGCCGATCGATACTGACTATCTGACTTGCCTCAAAGCTTGGGTCGTGTATCTCAAAGAGGTCGCGCTGTTTGGCCCCGACGATCCACTGATTCCACCGCTCAAGATCGAGCCCGTTGAGGGAGAGTTCCAAGTAGTTGGCTTTGAACGCCACATCTATAAAAACGCCAACGCCATCCGCGCTGTGATCAAAGAGGCTTTCCGGCGAGCCGATTTACCGCCATTCACCCCTCACGCTTTCCGCAAGAGCTTGGTGAAGTGGGCGGATACCGCATACCCGACACGCGAGGCGTTCAAGGCCTTCTCGCAAAACATCGGTCATTCTAGCGAGGTCACGACAATTAGTGCTTATTGCCCGGTCTCGATTGAGAGGCAGGGCGAGTTGATTAAGTCGCCACGCAAAGCTTGA
- a CDS encoding phosphotransferase family protein, which produces MIASLTPYLKAHAPELGAVRRLEKFGTGQSNPTYKMTTDAGTFVLRTKPPGLLLKSAHLVEREFEVMAGLAQTRVPVPRMLHLANDEQSPLGRAFFVMQYLDGRIFWDPSLPDMPQTERGAIYDAMADALAALHSVDVAEVGLSDFGKPGNYFARQIDRWSRQYLASVDTPDRGMTGIMAWLDLHLPEDDGQIALVHGDYRLDNMIFARDTPEVIALLDWELATLGHPLADLAYQCMQWRLPYEGGMRGLGGLDRAELGLPTERNYIARYCAQRGITPPENWPFYLVFSYFRLTAILQGVVARAQGGNASNPEAAQKYAAAIPILIKQAVDTAHEPSEKAL; this is translated from the coding sequence ATGATAGCCAGTTTAACCCCCTACCTTAAGGCGCATGCGCCCGAGTTGGGGGCGGTCCGACGTCTTGAAAAATTCGGGACCGGGCAGTCTAACCCTACATACAAAATGACCACCGACGCAGGGACTTTCGTTCTGAGAACCAAGCCCCCCGGCTTGCTGCTAAAATCCGCCCACCTTGTGGAGCGCGAGTTCGAGGTGATGGCGGGCTTGGCGCAGACGCGCGTTCCTGTTCCTAGAATGCTGCATTTGGCTAACGACGAGCAATCCCCCTTGGGGCGCGCATTCTTCGTGATGCAATATTTGGATGGGCGGATTTTCTGGGATCCAAGCTTGCCAGATATGCCACAGACTGAACGTGGCGCGATCTATGACGCGATGGCTGATGCCTTGGCCGCCCTTCATAGCGTCGATGTGGCAGAGGTGGGTCTGAGCGATTTTGGCAAACCCGGCAATTACTTCGCGCGTCAGATTGACCGATGGTCGCGACAATACCTCGCATCGGTCGATACACCGGATCGGGGCATGACGGGGATCATGGCATGGCTGGATCTTCACTTGCCCGAAGATGACGGACAAATCGCTTTGGTGCACGGCGACTATCGGCTCGACAATATGATTTTCGCACGCGACACGCCCGAGGTGATAGCCTTGCTTGATTGGGAACTCGCGACATTAGGCCATCCGCTGGCCGATCTAGCGTATCAATGTATGCAATGGCGTCTGCCTTACGAGGGCGGTATGCGCGGGCTTGGCGGCTTGGATCGCGCTGAATTGGGGCTTCCGACGGAACGTAACTACATCGCGCGCTATTGCGCACAGCGCGGCATCACGCCACCTGAAAACTGGCCGTTCTACCTTGTGTTCAGCTACTTCCGGCTGACAGCTATTTTGCAAGGCGTCGTCGCACGGGCGCAGGGCGGGAATGCCTCCAATCCCGAAGCTGCGCAAAAATACGCCGCTGCAATCCCCATCCTGATCAAACAGGCAGTAGACACTGCCCACGAACCAAGCGAAAAAGCTTTATGA
- a CDS encoding helix-turn-helix transcriptional regulator, which yields MIDNNHFPRTGFVRLSQILAPGGPIPVSKSTWWQGVKDGRFPRPQKLGPRTTVWKVEDIRALFEGQAGE from the coding sequence ATGATAGACAACAATCACTTCCCACGAACAGGCTTCGTCCGGCTTTCTCAGATACTAGCGCCGGGGGGGCCGATTCCGGTGTCGAAATCGACGTGGTGGCAAGGTGTCAAAGATGGACGGTTTCCACGACCTCAGAAATTGGGACCACGGACGACTGTCTGGAAGGTAGAGGACATTCGCGCGCTATTTGAGGGGCAGGCGGGTGAGTAA
- a CDS encoding integrase arm-type DNA-binding domain-containing protein — protein MGGKERLLSIGVYPEVSLAQARKAKEGARSSVAEGIDPSEAKQEAKRLRLEAKGQTFEKIGAAFLAKQRKRGEVGGYAFQDRISP, from the coding sequence ATGGGTGGCAAGGAGCGGCTGCTATCTATAGGCGTGTATCCCGAAGTTAGTTTGGCGCAGGCGCGTAAGGCTAAAGAGGGCGCACGTTCAAGTGTAGCGGAAGGCATCGACCCCAGCGAAGCTAAACAAGAAGCAAAGCGGTTGCGGCTTGAGGCCAAGGGCCAAACTTTCGAGAAGATTGGCGCGGCGTTTCTGGCCAAGCAACGCAAAAGAGGGGAGGTCGGTGGCTACGCTTTCCAAGACAGAATATCACCTTAA
- a CDS encoding helix-turn-helix domain-containing protein has protein sequence MSKRANPMAVKSALTYDVSEAAKALGKSPATIRNWIKDGLPVMARQKPCLISGEAIRNYLRAKYRKAKSQLSHDELYCLSCRAGRKPVRLTVEVIPNNTKTTRLRGRCECCGAVSTRIISNSKAHAFAQTFDFKEGENRDA, from the coding sequence GTGAGTAAACGCGCAAACCCGATGGCGGTGAAGTCGGCACTGACTTATGATGTTTCAGAAGCCGCCAAGGCGCTAGGTAAATCCCCTGCGACAATCCGAAATTGGATCAAGGACGGTTTGCCCGTCATGGCAAGGCAAAAGCCGTGTCTGATTTCAGGCGAGGCTATCCGAAACTACCTCAGAGCTAAATACCGCAAAGCCAAGTCGCAGCTATCACATGATGAGCTGTATTGCCTGTCCTGCCGGGCTGGGCGAAAGCCCGTCAGACTGACGGTTGAGGTGATCCCGAATAACACCAAAACAACTCGCCTTAGGGGGCGGTGTGAGTGCTGTGGGGCCGTTTCAACCCGTATCATTTCGAACTCCAAAGCCCACGCATTTGCCCAAACCTTCGACTTCAAAGAAGGCGAGAACAGAGATGCCTAA
- a CDS encoding tyrosine-type recombinase/integrase translates to MARRFWPSNAKEGRSVATLSKTEYHLNFANRDFGRKPVTEITAPMILKTLRKVEAKGNYETAHCLRARIGSVFRYAVASGVAETDPTYALRDALIRPTRVHRAAIIEPKALGRLMAEIDGFDGQATTRIALKLLAILAQRPGEVRNAKWEEFDPREAVWSIPAEKMKMRRDHNVPLPKQALALLDQLRAMNNEGDYLFPSLRTWTRPMSENTLNAALRRMGYAGDEMTAHGFRASFSILANESGLWNPDAIERALAHVEKNEVRRAYARGEHWEERVRLASWWADQLLSYEKRAKT, encoded by the coding sequence TTGGCGCGGCGTTTCTGGCCAAGCAACGCAAAAGAGGGGAGGTCGGTGGCTACGCTTTCCAAGACAGAATATCACCTTAATTTTGCTAACCGTGATTTTGGCCGCAAGCCTGTAACCGAAATCACCGCGCCCATGATCCTTAAAACCCTGCGCAAGGTGGAAGCTAAGGGCAATTATGAAACCGCGCACTGCCTGCGCGCCCGTATCGGATCGGTCTTTCGCTATGCGGTGGCGAGTGGCGTAGCCGAGACAGACCCGACCTATGCGCTGCGCGACGCTCTGATCCGTCCGACCCGCGTGCACCGCGCCGCCATCATCGAACCCAAGGCGCTGGGCAGGCTTATGGCCGAGATCGACGGTTTCGATGGGCAAGCGACAACGCGGATTGCCTTAAAGCTGCTCGCCATCCTCGCACAAAGGCCGGGGGAGGTCCGCAATGCCAAGTGGGAAGAATTCGATCCGCGCGAAGCCGTCTGGTCGATCCCCGCCGAAAAAATGAAGATGCGTCGAGATCACAACGTTCCGTTGCCCAAGCAGGCCTTGGCGTTGCTAGACCAGCTGCGCGCTATGAACAACGAAGGCGACTATTTGTTTCCATCGCTGCGCACATGGACCCGTCCGATGTCTGAAAACACCCTAAACGCCGCGCTGCGCCGAATGGGCTATGCCGGCGATGAAATGACTGCCCATGGTTTTCGCGCCTCGTTCTCAATTCTCGCTAACGAAAGCGGCCTATGGAACCCTGACGCCATTGAGCGCGCCTTGGCCCATGTCGAGAAGAATGAAGTTCGTCGGGCCTATGCGCGGGGCGAGCATTGGGAGGAGAGGGTGCGGCTAGCTAGTTGGTGGGCAGACCAGTTGTTAAGTTATGAAAAGAGAGCGAAAACATGA
- a CDS encoding 3-hydroxyacyl-CoA dehydrogenase NAD-binding domain-containing protein: MKQAPKHPVRLERQGNVSLIVIENPPVNALGAAVRRGIAAALNAALSNDKTDAVVIAANGRTFPVGADIREFDMAPQQPSLSQLCSLVEDARKPVIAAIQGTALGGGLELAMAAHYRIASKDARMGLPEIKLGTLPGAGGTQRLPRLIGPELALDMMLTGSQVSAGIAAEMGLIDLVTSNDLRAEAVAFARSVKEPRPTSQNRTHLSDGSAYMATVAARRAQVKMELGADALAPNKIIDCVESALLLPVETGLQVERSAFEDCIASRESAGLRHAFFAERAAAKFPEAAEAKPEPVDRIAIVGGGLMGSGIAIAALQSGFAVTLVEQGESGVNAALERIGAFYERSVAKGRLSEAQGAAALTHLQLTNKLDGLGEADLIIEAVAEDFDLKAGILSEIGSLAKPDAVIATNTSYLDLAALAATTGRAANTIGLHFFAPAQSNALVEIGVHDTASPQAVMTGLGFVRALGKTAVRARVHAGFGSGYIGNAILEAYRHAADLMLEDGATPAQIDGAMRSFGFRLGPYQVADMSGLDIAYARRKSKPRDPEARYVEIADKMVEQGWLGQKSGRGYYIYIDGQRQGVPNGDVLKLIAEHRAKLGITPRKFTDRDIRDRILLAIVNAGARLLGEGVAARPSDIDTVMIHGFGYPRGRGGPMMDADATTPSIIASRLSILAPEEPTLWGAAPVLTMLAQERQKFADLNTA; encoded by the coding sequence ATGAAACAGGCCCCAAAACACCCCGTCCGGCTGGAGCGACAAGGAAATGTCTCCCTTATTGTGATTGAAAATCCGCCGGTCAATGCGCTGGGCGCAGCCGTGCGTCGTGGCATTGCAGCAGCGCTGAACGCAGCCTTGTCCAACGACAAGACTGACGCCGTGGTCATTGCCGCAAACGGGCGCACCTTTCCAGTTGGCGCCGACATCCGCGAGTTCGACATGGCACCGCAGCAGCCCTCGTTGAGCCAATTGTGCAGCTTGGTTGAAGACGCCCGCAAGCCAGTCATAGCTGCCATTCAGGGAACAGCGCTTGGCGGCGGGCTGGAATTGGCCATGGCCGCGCATTACCGGATCGCGTCGAAGGATGCTCGGATGGGCTTGCCCGAAATCAAGCTTGGCACTTTGCCGGGGGCAGGGGGCACACAACGCTTGCCACGACTTATCGGGCCGGAATTGGCGCTCGATATGATGTTGACGGGTAGCCAGGTCAGCGCAGGAATTGCCGCTGAAATGGGGCTGATTGATCTTGTGACCAGCAACGACCTGCGGGCGGAAGCGGTGGCCTTTGCACGCTCGGTCAAAGAGCCGCGGCCCACGTCGCAAAACCGAACCCATTTGAGCGATGGATCTGCATATATGGCGACTGTTGCCGCGCGCCGTGCGCAGGTGAAGATGGAGCTTGGTGCAGATGCGCTTGCGCCGAACAAGATCATCGACTGTGTCGAATCTGCATTGCTTCTGCCCGTTGAGACGGGCCTTCAGGTCGAACGTTCTGCCTTTGAGGATTGCATCGCGTCACGGGAAAGCGCGGGCTTGCGACACGCCTTCTTTGCCGAACGAGCGGCCGCAAAATTTCCTGAAGCTGCGGAAGCGAAGCCCGAACCTGTTGACCGGATTGCAATTGTCGGTGGCGGACTAATGGGGAGCGGAATTGCCATCGCAGCCCTCCAGAGCGGCTTTGCAGTGACACTGGTCGAGCAAGGCGAAAGTGGCGTGAATGCCGCGTTGGAGCGCATCGGCGCGTTTTATGAGCGGTCGGTAGCGAAGGGCCGCTTGTCTGAAGCCCAAGGGGCCGCCGCGCTGACGCATCTACAACTGACTAACAAGCTGGATGGGTTGGGTGAAGCTGATCTTATTATCGAGGCCGTGGCCGAAGATTTTGATCTTAAGGCGGGCATTCTGTCGGAAATTGGCTCTCTGGCGAAGCCCGACGCGGTGATCGCTACCAATACGTCCTATCTGGATCTCGCGGCTTTGGCGGCAACCACTGGCCGCGCAGCGAACACAATCGGGCTGCATTTTTTCGCGCCTGCACAGTCCAACGCCTTGGTAGAAATCGGCGTCCACGACACCGCATCGCCGCAAGCCGTCATGACGGGATTGGGCTTCGTGCGGGCCTTGGGGAAAACGGCTGTGCGTGCGCGGGTCCACGCTGGCTTTGGCTCTGGCTATATCGGGAACGCGATTCTTGAAGCCTATCGCCACGCGGCGGACCTCATGCTCGAAGACGGGGCGACACCTGCACAAATCGACGGCGCGATGCGATCCTTCGGGTTTCGGCTTGGCCCCTATCAGGTGGCAGATATGTCCGGCCTCGATATTGCCTATGCACGCCGCAAGTCCAAACCGCGCGACCCTGAGGCCCGATATGTCGAGATCGCCGATAAAATGGTCGAGCAAGGGTGGCTCGGACAGAAAAGCGGTCGCGGCTACTACATCTATATCGACGGGCAGCGCCAGGGCGTGCCGAATGGCGACGTCCTCAAGCTCATCGCGGAGCACCGGGCGAAACTTGGGATCACTCCGCGCAAGTTCACCGACCGCGACATTCGCGATCGTATTCTGTTAGCTATCGTGAACGCTGGGGCGCGCCTTTTGGGCGAAGGCGTCGCGGCGCGCCCGAGTGATATCGATACGGTGATGATTCACGGGTTCGGTTACCCGCGCGGGCGAGGTGGGCCGATGATGGACGCCGACGCAACGACCCCGTCGATCATCGCGTCGCGCCTGTCGATTTTGGCGCCGGAAGAACCGACGCTCTGGGGCGCTGCGCCCGTCTTGACGATGCTCGCGCAGGAACGCCAGAAATTTGCAGACTTGAACACCGCCTAG
- a CDS encoding SDR family NAD(P)-dependent oxidoreductase produces MSEFAIYPSLNGKHVLVTGGASGIGALTVSAFAQQGAQVSFLDRDAEASAEVSKETGAQHALCDLRDIEAMQAAIASLGSFDVLVNNAARDDRHDWRDVTPEYWDERMQTNLRHMFFAIQAVAPGMIEAGGGSIVNLGSNSWWEAGGGFPAYTTAKAAVHGLTRTMARDLGGHRIRVNTVVPGWIMTERQKQLWATPEALEKQRQRQCLPDLIDPVYVARMVLFLASDDAAMCSANNFMVEAGSI; encoded by the coding sequence ATGTCCGAATTTGCAATCTATCCCAGCCTGAACGGCAAACATGTGCTGGTCACGGGTGGCGCATCAGGCATTGGGGCGCTTACGGTTTCGGCTTTTGCCCAGCAGGGCGCGCAGGTCAGTTTTTTGGATCGCGACGCCGAAGCGAGCGCAGAGGTTTCCAAAGAAACGGGCGCGCAACACGCGCTGTGCGATCTGCGCGATATTGAGGCAATGCAGGCGGCGATTGCGTCACTGGGCAGCTTCGATGTGCTGGTCAACAACGCTGCCCGCGATGATCGGCATGACTGGCGGGACGTGACACCAGAATACTGGGACGAGCGCATGCAAACCAATCTGCGCCACATGTTCTTTGCGATACAGGCGGTGGCTCCGGGCATGATTGAGGCGGGCGGTGGCAGTATCGTCAACCTTGGTTCCAACTCTTGGTGGGAAGCGGGCGGCGGTTTTCCGGCTTACACCACCGCCAAAGCAGCGGTCCACGGGCTGACCCGAACGATGGCACGCGATCTGGGCGGACACCGTATCCGCGTGAACACTGTGGTGCCCGGGTGGATCATGACAGAGCGACAGAAGCAGCTATGGGCCACGCCGGAGGCTTTGGAAAAGCAGCGTCAAAGGCAGTGCCTGCCGGATCTTATTGATCCGGTATATGTGGCGCGTATGGTGCTGTTTTTGGCGTCAGATGATGCCGCAATGTGTTCGGCCAACAACTTCATGGTCGAAGCAGGCTCAATCTAA
- a CDS encoding DUF2312 domain-containing protein produces the protein MSDTSVIDSTYRVTADELRQFVERFERLEQEKKDIADQQKEVMAEAKGRGYDTKVLRKVMALRKRDPQDISEEEAVLELYKEALGM, from the coding sequence ATGTCTGACACCTCCGTCATCGATAGCACCTACCGTGTCACCGCAGATGAGCTGCGCCAGTTCGTGGAACGCTTCGAGCGCCTTGAGCAGGAAAAGAAAGACATCGCCGACCAGCAAAAAGAGGTGATGGCCGAGGCCAAAGGTCGTGGATACGACACCAAGGTGCTGCGCAAGGTTATGGCGCTGCGCAAGCGGGATCCTCAGGACATCTCGGAAGAAGAAGCGGTTCTTGAACTGTACAAAGAAGCGCTTGGGATGTGA
- a CDS encoding NAD(P)-dependent oxidoreductase encodes MFAVQAGIDCKFGHRELLDWTGCTGRRQRSHSPAKGGIAMSKESVGFVGVGLMGHGMAKNIMAAGYPLTVIAHRSRNAVEDLVDSGATEVQTLPDLARASSIIHICAPGSPQVEAIIAELLPAMAKGTVVVDCSTSDPGSTEKLAALLDAQGCHLADAPLGGTPVQAEAGQLATMVGATDEIFARLEPVLDAWAGGGVVHLGAIGKGHQMKLLNNFLAMGYAAMYSEALALSEKVGITTAQFDSVIRGSRMDCGFYQTFMGYSLEGNREAHKFTLTNAYKDMRYLASMADGAGIANPVGSAVKNSFALALSTGGDGPEDYVPHLVDYIGKANAVEKA; translated from the coding sequence ATGTTTGCCGTTCAGGCTGGGATAGATTGCAAATTCGGACATCGGGAACTCCTTGATTGGACAGGTTGCACGGGGCGTCGGCAGCGGTCACACTCCCCCGCAAAGGGAGGAATTGCAATGAGCAAAGAGAGTGTCGGATTCGTTGGTGTCGGCCTTATGGGGCATGGCATGGCTAAGAATATTATGGCGGCGGGCTATCCACTTACAGTGATTGCACATCGCAGCCGCAACGCGGTGGAAGACCTTGTGGATAGTGGCGCGACCGAGGTGCAAACCCTGCCTGACCTTGCGCGGGCGTCCAGCATTATTCACATCTGCGCCCCCGGCTCACCGCAGGTAGAGGCGATAATTGCCGAGCTACTGCCAGCGATGGCGAAGGGCACGGTCGTCGTCGATTGCTCAACCTCGGATCCGGGTTCGACAGAAAAGCTGGCGGCGCTGCTCGACGCGCAAGGCTGCCACTTGGCCGATGCGCCTTTAGGGGGAACGCCGGTGCAGGCCGAAGCGGGCCAGCTTGCAACTATGGTGGGTGCAACCGACGAAATCTTCGCTCGGCTTGAACCAGTGCTAGATGCGTGGGCGGGCGGCGGCGTTGTGCATTTGGGGGCTATTGGCAAAGGCCACCAGATGAAACTGCTGAACAACTTCCTAGCAATGGGCTATGCCGCCATGTATTCCGAGGCCTTGGCGCTGTCGGAAAAAGTCGGGATCACCACAGCGCAATTCGATAGCGTCATTCGCGGCTCCCGCATGGATTGCGGCTTCTACCAGACCTTCATGGGGTACAGCCTAGAGGGCAACCGAGAGGCACATAAGTTCACCCTCACCAACGCTTACAAAGATATGCGGTATCTGGCGTCGATGGCAGATGGTGCGGGCATCGCCAATCCGGTTGGAAGTGCTGTGAAGAATAGCTTCGCTCTCGCCCTCAGTACTGGTGGCGACGGGCCAGAGGACTACGTCCCACATCTGGTCGACTACATCGGCAAGGCAAACGCGGTCGAAAAAGCCTAG
- a CDS encoding acyl-CoA dehydrogenase family protein yields the protein MDLGISARLRPIRDAVATMVRDNIAPLDAEYFAEVEVGDRWQFTPRQSEIIEGLKSNAKAAGLWNLWSPVTGHALSTVEYAYLAEEMGKAHLAPETFNCNAPDTGNMEVFEKYGTEAMKQQWLAPLLAGEIRSAYLMTEPDVASSDATNIALSCVRDGDDFVLNGEKWWATGAGDPRCAVYIVMVRTSSEGPKHQQHSMIVVPSDAPGIEKLRAMEVYGDDEAPHGHMHIRFTDVRVPAENMLLGEGRGFEISQGRLGPGRIHHCMRAIGMAEKALELMVRRSLAREAFGKPLAQLGGNFDYIANARMQIEQARLLCLKAAWMMDQGDARAAAPWISQIKVEAPRIALEITDQAVQMFGAQGISQDTPLARQWAHLRTLRLADGPDAVHRRQVARAELRKYTQEKV from the coding sequence ATGGACTTGGGAATTAGCGCGAGGCTCCGGCCAATTCGCGACGCGGTTGCAACCATGGTCCGCGACAATATCGCGCCGCTGGATGCCGAGTATTTCGCCGAAGTCGAGGTTGGTGATCGCTGGCAGTTCACGCCGCGCCAAAGCGAGATTATCGAAGGTTTGAAGTCGAATGCCAAAGCGGCAGGGCTATGGAATCTCTGGTCACCTGTTACGGGTCACGCGCTGTCGACCGTTGAATACGCCTATCTGGCCGAGGAGATGGGAAAAGCCCATCTCGCCCCAGAAACCTTTAACTGCAACGCGCCGGACACTGGCAACATGGAGGTGTTCGAGAAATACGGCACCGAAGCAATGAAACAGCAGTGGCTCGCCCCGTTGCTCGCGGGCGAAATTCGCTCCGCCTATCTGATGACAGAGCCTGACGTGGCCTCTTCCGACGCCACCAACATTGCGCTGTCTTGCGTGCGCGATGGCGACGACTTCGTGCTGAACGGCGAAAAGTGGTGGGCCACAGGCGCGGGTGATCCGCGGTGCGCGGTCTATATTGTCATGGTGCGCACGTCCTCCGAAGGCCCCAAGCATCAGCAGCATTCCATGATCGTCGTCCCGTCTGATGCGCCCGGCATCGAGAAGCTCCGCGCGATGGAAGTTTACGGCGACGACGAGGCCCCGCACGGCCACATGCATATCCGTTTCACCGATGTGCGCGTGCCTGCAGAAAACATGCTCTTGGGCGAGGGGCGCGGGTTCGAAATCTCGCAGGGTCGCCTTGGGCCCGGTCGCATTCATCACTGCATGCGTGCCATCGGCATGGCGGAAAAGGCCTTGGAACTGATGGTTCGACGGTCTCTGGCCCGCGAGGCGTTTGGCAAACCGCTGGCGCAACTTGGTGGCAATTTCGACTACATCGCAAATGCCCGCATGCAGATCGAGCAGGCTCGGCTGTTGTGCCTCAAAGCCGCGTGGATGATGGATCAGGGTGACGCGCGCGCTGCTGCGCCGTGGATCAGCCAGATCAAAGTCGAAGCGCCACGCATCGCGCTCGAGATTACCGACCAAGCCGTGCAAATGTTTGGCGCGCAAGGCATTTCACAAGACACCCCCCTCGCCCGCCAGTGGGCCCACCTTCGCACCCTGCGCTTGGCCGATGGCCCCGATGCCGTTCACCGCCGTCAAGTGGCCCGCGCAGAGCTTCGCAAATATACACAGGAGAAAGTCTGA
- a CDS encoding LysR substrate-binding domain-containing protein produces MRALVALSDLKLVARVSEALGVTQPAVSKQIAELEKIVGVPVVTRDRNRLYLTPIGTRLAEHARQALGQLDRAAFDIEAMTSGVSGSVAVGVVSSVAPTLLPSTISLFKRSTPQANVSVSEGHFVELLPQLEAGALDLLIARVWQPQELAGIDQMALFSEPVVVVAGRDHQLAQGTSVEWADVANFPWILPKPNSVARQAVDALFAANGLSPPTNTVSSLSLALNTELLRAMPALGLLPQRLAQTQAGRGELVTLPLDTHDLLSEVRCFWRTDQIAQNAALVLFLKCLEHATQDINTIPFG; encoded by the coding sequence TTGCGTGCTCTTGTTGCGTTGTCGGATCTGAAACTGGTCGCGCGGGTTTCTGAAGCGCTTGGGGTGACGCAGCCAGCGGTGTCAAAACAAATTGCCGAGTTGGAAAAGATCGTTGGCGTGCCCGTCGTGACCAGGGATCGCAACAGGCTTTACCTGACGCCAATTGGCACGAGGCTTGCTGAACATGCGCGTCAGGCGCTTGGGCAACTTGATCGCGCCGCCTTTGATATCGAGGCGATGACAAGCGGTGTCTCGGGCTCTGTTGCGGTTGGTGTCGTCAGTTCCGTTGCGCCGACACTCCTGCCCAGCACGATTTCCTTGTTCAAGCGCAGCACACCACAGGCAAACGTTTCGGTCTCCGAAGGACATTTTGTCGAACTATTGCCGCAACTTGAAGCTGGCGCACTGGATCTGTTGATTGCGCGGGTTTGGCAGCCTCAAGAATTGGCTGGTATTGATCAAATGGCTTTATTCTCTGAACCAGTCGTCGTTGTCGCGGGGCGAGATCATCAGCTTGCACAAGGGACGAGCGTCGAATGGGCGGATGTTGCAAATTTCCCTTGGATACTACCGAAACCAAACTCGGTCGCCAGACAAGCCGTGGATGCGCTTTTTGCCGCAAATGGATTATCGCCGCCCACGAACACAGTTTCATCCTTGTCACTGGCGCTGAATACCGAACTATTACGAGCCATGCCCGCTCTTGGGCTGCTGCCACAGCGGCTGGCGCAGACGCAGGCTGGGCGCGGCGAGTTGGTCACGCTGCCGCTGGATACGCATGATTTGCTTTCAGAGGTGCGGTGTTTCTGGCGAACAGATCAGATTGCACAGAATGCGGCGCTTGTCTTGTTCCTGAAGTGCCTGGAACATGCGACGCAAGATATCAATACCATTCCATTCGGTTAG